In Streptomyces sp. Li-HN-5-11, the sequence GCAGCTGGTCTCCACCGCGTGGGCGTCGGCCTCGACGTTCCGCGGCAGCGACAAGCGCGGCGGCGCCAACGGTGCCCGCATCCGCCTGGAGCCGCAGCGCGGCTGGGAGGCCAACGACCCCGACCAGCTCGCCACGGTCCTGCGCACCCTCGAGGGCATCCAGCAGGAGTTCAACGCGGGCGGCGCCAAGAAGGTGTCCCTGGCCGACCTGATCGTGCTCGGCGGTTCCGCCGCCGTGGAGAAGGCCGCCAAGGACGCCGGCTTCGACATCGAGGTGCCCTTCGCGCCGGGCCGTGTCGACGCGACCGACGAGCACACCGACGCGGAGTCCTTCGCCGCGCTCGAGCCGACCGCCGACGGCTTCCGCAACTACCTCGGCAAGGGCAACCGCCTCCCGGCCGAGTACCTGCTGCTGGACCGGGCGAACCTGCTCACCCTGAGCGCTCCCGAGATGACGGCCCTGGTCGGTGGCCTGCGCGTTCTGGGCGCCAACCACCAGCAGTCGAAGCACGGCGTCTTCACCGAGACCCCGGGCGTGCTGACCAACGACTTCTTCGTCAACCTGCTCGACCTGGGCACGACGTGGAAGTCGACCTCCGAGGACCAGTCGACCTTCGAGGGCCGCGACGCCTCGGGCGCGGTCAAGTGGACCGGCACCCGTGCCGACCTCGTCTTCGGCTCGAACTCCGAACTGCGTGCGCTCGCCGAGGTCTACGCGAGCGACGACGCGAAGGAGAAGTTCGTGAAGGACTTCGTCGATGCCTGGGTCAAGGTCATGAACCTCGACCGGTTCGACCTCGTCTGATCGATCCCGCCCCGCGTCCGGGCCGGCCGTTGTGGCCGGCCCGGACGTCGTGGTGGAAAACCCTTTGCCGGGGCAGGCCGCTTCGCCCGACACTTCAGGCCATGCTCGGATTCGCAAGGACCGACAACGAAGCCCTCGTCTCGTGCCTGGGCGACCCCCAGCGCGCCGTGCCCGCCTACCGGGAGCTGCTGCGGCGCGCGGAGGGCGCCCTGGGCGCCGTCCGCGCCGGTCTGGACCACGACGATCCCGCCGTCCGCGAGGGCTGCTGCCGCCTCCTGGACCATCTGGTCGACACCGAGTCCATGGGCCGGCTCATCGCCATGGCCGACGACCCGGACGCCCGGGTCAGGATCGCCGCCTTCCACGCACTGGCCTGCGACCGCTGCAAAACGGACACCTGCGCCCCCGGCCCGGACCGGGTCCTCGAACCCGCGCTGCACCACCTGGCCCTGGACCCCGACCCGCGGGCCCGGGCGATGGCCGCCGAACTCGTGGGCAAGTTCGTTCACTCCGACGCCCGTGCCGCGGCCGCCCTGGCGGCGTCCCACGCCCACGATCCCAGCCCGGCCGTCCGCAAGAAGGCGGGCTGGTTCGCCCCCGGCGGCAGCATCCACGAACGGACCCGCCCGCGCGAGCGCGGGTGAAGGAAGCACGTCACCGGACCGTACCGTGACGGCCACAACCACTGTCGCGCTCTACTGGCGCGCGCCAGACGGCTACCATGGTCACTGCCCCAAGATCGGTCAAGAGCTTGCTGTCAGGAGTTTTCGAGACTGCCGTAGGGTGATCGAGTCGGAGGGTGGGTTCACGGTGGATGCATCGGGCAAGCAGCGCCCCACGATGGCGGACGTCGCCGAACGAGCAGGTGTCTCCCGGGCGCTCGTCTCGATCGTCTTCCGCGATCAGCCGGGAGCGAGCCGGGAGACCCGCGAGCGGGTGCTGCGGGTGGCCGACGAGATCGGCTACCGCCCGGACAACGCCGCCCGGCTGCTGGCCCGCGGCCGCAGCCGCACGCTCGGCGTGATGTTCACCGTGCACCAGACCTTCCACACGGACCTGATCGAGGCCATCTATCCGGAGGCCGAACGACTGGGCTACGACGTCCTGCTCTCCGCGGCCGCCCAGGGCCGCAGCGAGGCCAAGGCGGTCGAGGCCCTGCTCAGCCACCGCTGCGAGGCGGTGATCCTGCTCGGCCCCGACGCGGAGTCCGCCTACCTCGGCGAACTCGGGCGCCGTACGGTCACGGTGTCGGTCAGCCGCCGGGTCCCCAGGGCCCGCATGGACTTCGTGCACAGCGCGGAGGGCAAGGGGGTGCGCCAGGCCATGGATCACCTCGTCGAACTGGGGCACCGGCGCATCGTCCACATCGACGGCGGCCGGGGCCCCGGCTCCGCCGAACGGCGGCGCGCCTACCGGTCCGCGATGCGCCGGCACGGGCTGGAGGCCGAGCAGCGCGTGATCCCCGGCGACCACACGGAGCGGTCGGGCATCGAGACGGGCCGTCTGCTGCTCCACGAGCGTGAGAAGGGTGCCTCGCTGCCGACGGCCGTCCTGGCGGGCAACGACCGGTGCGCGATGGGACTGCTGATGGCGCTGACGCGTGCCGGTGTCGAGGTCCCGCGCGACCTCTCCGTCATCGGCTACGACGACAGCCACCTCTCCCACCTGATGCCCATCGGTTTGACCACCGTCCGTCAGGACGCGGTGCTCATGGCGGACCACGCGGTGCGCTTCGCGGTGGAGCGGCTGGAGAAGCCGGAGCTGGAGCCGCGGGAGGCGGTGCTGGATCCCAAGCTCGTGGTGCGCGGAACCAGCGGACCGGCCCCGCAACCGGCGGTCTGAGAGAGACCGCGCAGTTGACGGAGCCGGCCCTCGGGTCCGGGACTACCGCGTGCCCGTCACCGGCTCACCGCGTTCCCTTGGCGGCGAACCGGGCGACGGTGTCGACGTTGTCCTTCGTGACGAAGGCCGGCCCGGTGAGCACCGGCGCGGTGCCACCGCCGCTGAAGTTGCCGTTGGTCCTGTACAGCCACAGGGCGTCCACGGCGAGGTAACCCTGCAGGTACGGCTGCTGGTCCACGGCGAACTCCACCTTGCCCTGCTGGACGGCCGTCACCAGGTCCTTGTTGAGGTCGAAGGTGGCGACCTTCGCCTTGCTGCCCGCGTCGGACACCGACTGCACGGCCGTCAGCGCGAACGGGGCGCCGAGCGTGACCACCTGGTCGACGGAGGAGTCCTGCTGCAGCTTCGCGGTGAGCGTCGACTTCACCGACGGCATATCGGTGCCGTTGACGTAGAGGGTGTCGGTCTTGCCCTTGAAGCCCTTCTTCAGACCGGCGCAGCGGGCCTCCAGCGCGACCTGCCCCTGTTCCTGGATGACGCACAGAGCGTGCTTGGCGCCGAGCTGGTTGAGGCGCTGCCCGAAGGCCTGACCCGCGATGTTCTCGTCCTGGCCGAAGTACTCGAGCATGCCGAGCTGCTTCCAGTTGTCCAGGCCGGAGTTGAAGCCGACGACGGGGATGCCGGCTGCCTTGGCCTTGGCGACGACGGCCTTCATGGCGTCGGGCTTGGCCGCGGTGAGGGCGATGCCGTCCACCTTCTGGTCGATGGCGTTCTGCACGAGGTTGGCCTGGTTGCCGGCGTTGGGGTCGCTCGAGTAGACGAGCTTGATGTTGTCCTTCGCGGCAGCGGCCGCGGCGCCCTTGCGGATCAGATCCCAGAAAGTGTCGCCTGGTGCGGCATGGGTGACCATGGCCACGGTCATCCGCGGGGTGGTGGCCTTGCCCGCCGAGGCGGCCGCGCCGCCCTGCTCCGACTTCTTGCCGCCGGAGCTGCTGGAGCAACCCGCGGCGAGGAGGGTGCCCGCGAGGACGGTGGCGGTGAGGACCGCGGCTCGGTGGTGTCTGTGCATGTCCCTTACCTCGTTGTGCTGATCGGGGTGGGTGTCTGGGGGGGGAAGCGGCCGCGCCG encodes:
- a CDS encoding HEAT repeat domain-containing protein; this translates as MLGFARTDNEALVSCLGDPQRAVPAYRELLRRAEGALGAVRAGLDHDDPAVREGCCRLLDHLVDTESMGRLIAMADDPDARVRIAAFHALACDRCKTDTCAPGPDRVLEPALHHLALDPDPRARAMAAELVGKFVHSDARAAAALAASHAHDPSPAVRKKAGWFAPGGSIHERTRPRERG
- a CDS encoding substrate-binding domain-containing protein, with translation MHRHHRAAVLTATVLAGTLLAAGCSSSSGGKKSEQGGAAASAGKATTPRMTVAMVTHAAPGDTFWDLIRKGAAAAAAKDNIKLVYSSDPNAGNQANLVQNAIDQKVDGIALTAAKPDAMKAVVAKAKAAGIPVVGFNSGLDNWKQLGMLEYFGQDENIAGQAFGQRLNQLGAKHALCVIQEQGQVALEARCAGLKKGFKGKTDTLYVNGTDMPSVKSTLTAKLQQDSSVDQVVTLGAPFALTAVQSVSDAGSKAKVATFDLNKDLVTAVQQGKVEFAVDQQPYLQGYLAVDALWLYRTNGNFSGGGTAPVLTGPAFVTKDNVDTVARFAAKGTR
- a CDS encoding LacI family DNA-binding transcriptional regulator, which gives rise to MADVAERAGVSRALVSIVFRDQPGASRETRERVLRVADEIGYRPDNAARLLARGRSRTLGVMFTVHQTFHTDLIEAIYPEAERLGYDVLLSAAAQGRSEAKAVEALLSHRCEAVILLGPDAESAYLGELGRRTVTVSVSRRVPRARMDFVHSAEGKGVRQAMDHLVELGHRRIVHIDGGRGPGSAERRRAYRSAMRRHGLEAEQRVIPGDHTERSGIETGRLLLHEREKGASLPTAVLAGNDRCAMGLLMALTRAGVEVPRDLSVIGYDDSHLSHLMPIGLTTVRQDAVLMADHAVRFAVERLEKPELEPREAVLDPKLVVRGTSGPAPQPAV